The following proteins are encoded in a genomic region of Takifugu flavidus isolate HTHZ2018 chromosome 3, ASM371156v2, whole genome shotgun sequence:
- the LOC130522936 gene encoding uncharacterized protein LOC130522936 isoform X9, which yields MKLLLVWLSLASLCPLSSWSAPPVVQTPDISVTEGETLTISCCWTLEAQRFIVNWVINGIIVKKGLIKSGGSLHATNCSNFTFTNISQEDSGRYRCRVRIELPHYSVFKGNGTMITVRAKNGSDTAQEGSRLLLPLVVSLLLLLLVLVLLTRFCLWRRKQALAARVIYEVPHCDSDLADVDKRSTGSSAGSSQWCQVMVYESIDYFEGLQSRETK from the exons atgaaactgctgctggtCTGGTTATCGCTggcttctctctgtcctctctcatctTGGA GTGCTCCTCCTGTCGTCCAGACCCCTGACATCTCCGTCACAGAGGGGGAAACGCTgaccatcagctgctgctggactctgGAGGCTCAACGATTTATAGTCAACTGGGTTATAAATGGCATCATTGTGAAGAAAGGCCTGATCAAATCTGGAGGATCTTTACATGCCACAAACTGCTCAAACTTCACTTTTACTAATATCAGCCAAGAGGATTCTGGGAGGTACCGCTGCAGGGTGCGGATAGAACTACCACACTACTCTGTGTTCAAGGGAAATGGGACCATGATCACAGTTCGAGCCAAAAACGGCAGTGACACAGCTCAAG AAGGGTCCAGACTGCTGTTACCTCTGGTggtctctctgctgctgctgctgctggtcctcgTTCTGCTCACCAGGTTCTGCCTGTGGCGACGCAAACAAG cattAGCTGCCAGAGTGATCTACGAGGTTCCCCACTGTGACTCTGATTTGGCAGATGTGGACAAACGCAGTACCGGCTCCTCCGCAGGTTCCTCCCAGTGG tGTCAGGTCATGGTGTACGAGTCCATTGATTACTTCGAGGGTTTGCAGAGCAGAGAAACCAAGTGA
- the LOC130522936 gene encoding uncharacterized protein LOC130522936 isoform X1 yields the protein MKLLLVWLSLASLCPLSSWSAPPVVQTPDISVTEGETLTISCCWTLEAQRFIVNWVINGIIVKKGLIKSGGSLHATNCSNFTFTNISQEDSGRYRCRVRIELPHYSVFKGNGTMITVRAKNGSDTAQGEGVEGSRLLLPLVVSLLLLLLVLVLLTRFCLWRRKQALAARVIYEVPHCDSDLADVDKRSTGSSAGSSQWCQVMVYESIDYFEGLQSRETK from the exons atgaaactgctgctggtCTGGTTATCGCTggcttctctctgtcctctctcatctTGGA GTGCTCCTCCTGTCGTCCAGACCCCTGACATCTCCGTCACAGAGGGGGAAACGCTgaccatcagctgctgctggactctgGAGGCTCAACGATTTATAGTCAACTGGGTTATAAATGGCATCATTGTGAAGAAAGGCCTGATCAAATCTGGAGGATCTTTACATGCCACAAACTGCTCAAACTTCACTTTTACTAATATCAGCCAAGAGGATTCTGGGAGGTACCGCTGCAGGGTGCGGATAGAACTACCACACTACTCTGTGTTCAAGGGAAATGGGACCATGATCACAGTTCGAGCCAAAAACGGCAGTGACACAGCTCAAGGTGAAG GTGTAGAAGGGTCCAGACTGCTGTTACCTCTGGTggtctctctgctgctgctgctgctggtcctcgTTCTGCTCACCAGGTTCTGCCTGTGGCGACGCAAACAAG cattAGCTGCCAGAGTGATCTACGAGGTTCCCCACTGTGACTCTGATTTGGCAGATGTGGACAAACGCAGTACCGGCTCCTCCGCAGGTTCCTCCCAGTGG tGTCAGGTCATGGTGTACGAGTCCATTGATTACTTCGAGGGTTTGCAGAGCAGAGAAACCAAGTGA
- the LOC130522936 gene encoding uncharacterized protein LOC130522936 isoform X3 gives MKLLLVWLSLASLCPLSSWSAPPVVQTPDISVTEGETLTISCCWTLEAQRFIVNWVINGIIVKKGLIKSGGSLHATNCSNFTFTNISQEDSGRYRCRVRIELPHYSVFKGNGTMITVRAKNGSDTAQGEEGSRLLLPLVVSLLLLLLVLVLLTRFCLWRRKQALAARVIYEVPHCDSDLADVDKRSTGSSAGSSQWCQVMVYESIDYFEGLQSRETK, from the exons atgaaactgctgctggtCTGGTTATCGCTggcttctctctgtcctctctcatctTGGA GTGCTCCTCCTGTCGTCCAGACCCCTGACATCTCCGTCACAGAGGGGGAAACGCTgaccatcagctgctgctggactctgGAGGCTCAACGATTTATAGTCAACTGGGTTATAAATGGCATCATTGTGAAGAAAGGCCTGATCAAATCTGGAGGATCTTTACATGCCACAAACTGCTCAAACTTCACTTTTACTAATATCAGCCAAGAGGATTCTGGGAGGTACCGCTGCAGGGTGCGGATAGAACTACCACACTACTCTGTGTTCAAGGGAAATGGGACCATGATCACAGTTCGAGCCAAAAACGGCAGTGACACAGCTCAAGGTGAAG AAGGGTCCAGACTGCTGTTACCTCTGGTggtctctctgctgctgctgctgctggtcctcgTTCTGCTCACCAGGTTCTGCCTGTGGCGACGCAAACAAG cattAGCTGCCAGAGTGATCTACGAGGTTCCCCACTGTGACTCTGATTTGGCAGATGTGGACAAACGCAGTACCGGCTCCTCCGCAGGTTCCTCCCAGTGG tGTCAGGTCATGGTGTACGAGTCCATTGATTACTTCGAGGGTTTGCAGAGCAGAGAAACCAAGTGA
- the LOC130522936 gene encoding uncharacterized protein LOC130522936 isoform X4 → MKLLLVWLSLASLCPLSSWSAPPVVQTPDISVTEGETLTISCCWTLEAQRFIVNWVINGIIVKKGLIKSGGSLHATNCSNFTFTNISQEDSGRYRCRVRIELPHYSVFKGNGTMITVRAKNGSDTAQGVEGSRLLLPLVVSLLLLLLVLVLLTRFCLWRRKQALAARVIYEVPHCDSDLADVDKRSTGSSAGSSQWCQVMVYESIDYFEGLQSRETK, encoded by the exons atgaaactgctgctggtCTGGTTATCGCTggcttctctctgtcctctctcatctTGGA GTGCTCCTCCTGTCGTCCAGACCCCTGACATCTCCGTCACAGAGGGGGAAACGCTgaccatcagctgctgctggactctgGAGGCTCAACGATTTATAGTCAACTGGGTTATAAATGGCATCATTGTGAAGAAAGGCCTGATCAAATCTGGAGGATCTTTACATGCCACAAACTGCTCAAACTTCACTTTTACTAATATCAGCCAAGAGGATTCTGGGAGGTACCGCTGCAGGGTGCGGATAGAACTACCACACTACTCTGTGTTCAAGGGAAATGGGACCATGATCACAGTTCGAGCCAAAAACGGCAGTGACACAGCTCAAG GTGTAGAAGGGTCCAGACTGCTGTTACCTCTGGTggtctctctgctgctgctgctgctggtcctcgTTCTGCTCACCAGGTTCTGCCTGTGGCGACGCAAACAAG cattAGCTGCCAGAGTGATCTACGAGGTTCCCCACTGTGACTCTGATTTGGCAGATGTGGACAAACGCAGTACCGGCTCCTCCGCAGGTTCCTCCCAGTGG tGTCAGGTCATGGTGTACGAGTCCATTGATTACTTCGAGGGTTTGCAGAGCAGAGAAACCAAGTGA